The sequence CGCAGAATCGCGACTTGATCGAGCAATCGCAATGAATTGCCTACCTCATCGAGCTTCCACTCCCCCTTTAGAAATGGCGCCACACTATCCGGCACACTGCCGGCGAGCTGGATTTGCTCAATATCCATCCAGTCCATTCCCACCACACGATCAACGGCCAAGCCTAAAAGAATGTCTTGGTCTTCCACCGCAATGACGGAAATTTCTTGACGATCGGTATTCAGCATGGCCGCATCACCGAGGAATTGCCCCAAGTCTGCGACCCAGACCACGCGGCCCCGCACATTCAATGTACCCAGCAACAAGGGAGAAACATTCGGCACCGGCGTAATCCGATCGGGCGAGGGCGACAACACCTCTTTAATTCCCGTTGCCGGTAGCGCAAACTCGTTGCCGGATGGAATGTAAAATCGCAGGTGCAATTCACCTTCAGGGCTCTCTAGCTCCTGAAACTCAGCCGACTGGTCTTGTCCACGCCCAGTCAAAAAATCGGGATTGCCAACCATAGAATTACCCTACTAACCTCGCAATAACTGTTTCACCGTACCCACCAGCTCCGTCGGCTGGAAGGGTTTTGCAATATAAGCGTCGGCCCCTTGCTTCATGCCCCAATAGCGATCGAACTCTTCGCCTTTGGAAGAGCACATCACCACCGGCACACTTTGCGTCTTAGGGTCGGATTTGAGCCGACGACACACTTCATAGCCATTCATCCGCGGCATCACAATATCAAGCACCACCAAGTCTGGCTGGTCACCTTCGATATGCGCTAAGGCTTCCATCCCATCAGTGGCAACGGTAACGGTCAAACCACTCCCTTTCAAGAGGTCGGTGATCATTTCCCGCTGCGTCACGCTATCTTCTACGACTAGAACTGTACTCATAACCCTTACCTGCTAATTGGCTAATACCAAATCATGGGGCAACTGGTTAGGTACACCCTTGAGTTTGCGCCTAGCACCTTTAAACTTGCTGCCATTGGTTTGTCGCACTTGATTTGATCGCGCTTCAGCTTGATTGCACATACACATAATTATGGTTGTCACACCCACCACCAAGGCGAATCATCGGTCTAGTAATAACTAAAGTACCCTCATTCACTCAATTAATCTGAATTTTACGAAAAAATAGTTACGCACCTTGCCCCACCCACCAAACTGATGGTGCGACAGTTAACTAACTATGTTGCTCTCAATCTAACCTAACAGGCTAATTCACAGCACCCGATGTTAATCCCGAAGCGGTCACACCCCCAGAACCAACATCTTGATATGGCGTCATTTTAGCCTCACGCTTCGAAACTGACGGAAGATATTGCTCTAGCAACATCACAAGTTCATCTTCAGCAAAGGGTTTGGCTAAATAATCCGTCGCCCCCACCATTTTGGCGCGGACGCGATCGATAAATCCATCGCGGCCCGTCAGCATCACGATCGGCGTCTGATGAAACTGGCTAGACTGGCGCAACATCGCGCATAACTCATAGCCATCCAACCCCGGCATATCGATATCACACAGAATCAACTGCGGCGGGCACTGAAAAATCTCGCTGAGGCCAGCGACTGGGTCAACAATTAACGTCACCGCGTACCCCAGTGGTTCCAACATACCGACAATGAGTTTCCCGATCGTCACCGCATCATCAATGCAAACAATCCGCTGGGGCGGGAGCGCCGCCGACTCCGTCGGTAGTACTGGCGGCGGCAACGGCGCACGAACTGACGGGCCCACCGGGGGCCACG comes from Romeriopsis navalis LEGE 11480 and encodes:
- a CDS encoding chemotaxis protein CheW, which encodes MVGNPDFLTGRGQDQSAEFQELESPEGELHLRFYIPSGNEFALPATGIKEVLSPSPDRITPVPNVSPLLLGTLNVRGRVVWVADLGQFLGDAAMLNTDRQEISVIAVEDQDILLGLAVDRVVGMDWMDIEQIQLAGSVPDSVAPFLKGEWKLDEVGNSLRLLDQVAILRSARWAA
- a CDS encoding response regulator transcription factor, with translation MSTVLVVEDSVTQREMITDLLKGSGLTVTVATDGMEALAHIEGDQPDLVVLDIVMPRMNGYEVCRRLKSDPKTQSVPVVMCSSKGEEFDRYWGMKQGADAYIAKPFQPTELVGTVKQLLRG